A region of the Chlamydia buteonis genome:
ATATAATAAGGAGACTGAAGAAATACCTTTACGTCGTCATTGCGAATCTGAAGAGCTAGCAAAAACCATAGAGTTTCTCCTAACACCATCCTCCTCTTTTATTTCAGGGGTCAATCTACTTTTGGATGGGGGTTTTACCTCCTCTCTGAACTAACTAAAGTTTTCCGACTTTAAACTGATTCAATCCATCTAAATCAAATAGAGTGATAGGAAGGTATCCCAAACCGTATCACTCAACTTTCTGTTTAAAAAATTCATCCCATTTTTCAACAAAAGATAAGCGTATCTTATTAATTCGTGTAGACTTTCACAAATCCGTTGTTATTGACTTTCTAGGGATTCTATGTTAACAATTCTTCCCTTTGTCTACATTGTCAACCTTTTTCTAGGAAAGCATCATTTATGGAAGCACGCTCTGAGTTATGGTCATTAGACGCAATTAAAGAAGTATATAACACTCCTGTTTTTGAGTTAATCCATAGGGCGAACGCTATATTAAGAAGTAATTTTCCCCACTCCGAATTACAGACATGTTATCTTGTTTCGATAAAAACAGGTGGTTGTACTGAAGATTGCGCTTATTGCGCACAGTCTTCACGTTACCAAACAAATGTCAAACCAGAACCAATGATGAAAATCACAGAAGTCTTGGATAAGGCAAAACATGCTATAAATTCTGGAGCCACTCGCGTGTGCCTCGGAGCTGCTTGGAGAGAAGTAAAAGATAACCATCAATTTGATCGCACTTTAGAAATGATCAAAGGCATTACCAATATGGGCGCTGAGGTATGTTGTGCTCTTGGCATGCTCACCCCAAATCAAGCTGAAAAGCTCTTTAAGGCCGGTCTCTATGCTTATAATCACAACTTGGATTCTTCTGAAGGTTTTTACAAGACAATCATTACCACACGCAAATATGAAGATCGTTTACGAACTTTGGATATCGTTGAAAAATCTGGAATTAATGTCTGTTGTGGTGGGATTGTTGGTATGGGAGAAACTGTTGAAGATCGTATCGAGATGCTTCATAACCTAGCAAGTAGAGAACGCATGCCAGAATCGGTGCCTGTCAATGTGCTTTGGCCGATAGAAGGGACTCCCCTACACAATCAGAAATCGATATCTTTTTGGGAAATCTTACGTACGATAGCTACAGCACGCATTGTGTTTCCCCACTCTATGGTGCGCCTGGCCGCAGGACGTGCTTTCCTTTCTGTGGAACAACAAACTCTATGTTTCATTGCCGGAGCAAATTCGATTTTCTATGGTGAGAAACTCCTCACTGTAGATAACAACGATATGGATGAAGACACCGCCATGCTGAATTTACTTGGAATGCGTCATCGTCCAGCATTTTCAATGAAAAGAGGGCAACCATGCCAATCTGTAACCTGTTAGAACAAAGATTAGAAAAACAAAAACATAGAAAGATTCACCGAACATTAAAAACTGTCTCTACTTCTATAGATTTCACGTCTAATGATTATCTTGGCTTTGCTAGATCTTTAGAGTTGAAACAAAGATTTTCTAACGCATGGGATTATATGCATTCCCTGGGTTCTACAGGATCACGTCTCCTCACAGGGCAATCTCTTCTAGCAGATCGTGTAGAACAATACATTGCTGCCTATCATAATATGGAAAGCGCTTTAATTTTTAATTCTGGATACATGGCAAATCTCGGATTAATTTCAGCACTGGTTTCTAAAGAAGACCGTGTAATCTACGATATCTATATCCACGCTTCTATCCATGACGGCATTCGCCTTGCGAAAGCCCAGGGGATCCCCTTCCGTCATAATGACATTCAACATTTAGAAAAGCGTTTATCACAACCACACTGTGGACAAACCTTTGTTTGCGTGGAATCTGTATATTCGCTTCATGGTTCAGTATCTCCCCTAAAAGCCATCTGTGCTTTATGTAAAAAATACTCTGCGCATCTTATTGTTGACGAGGCACATGCTCTAGGAGTCTTTGGAAATATAGGGGAGGGATACGTAGCTTCTTTAGGGCTTCAAAATGACGTATCTGCAACTGTATATGCTTTTGGAAAAGCTTTAGGGATTCATGGTGCAGCAGTTGGAGGAAAAGCTATTCTTAAAGACTACCTAATTAATTTCTCCCGTCCTTTTATTTATACCACGGCTCTACCTCCCCATGCGTTTGCATTGATCCAATTGGCCTATCAATATAACGAAAAAGCGAATGTCCTTAGAGAAAATCTCCAACAACTGATCTCTTATTTCCGAGAAAAAGCACAAGACATGCGTTTACCTATTTTTAAAGACAATGGCAATACGCCTATTCAGTCCTTATGTATACCAGGAAGCACTCAAGTACGCAAAGCAGCAAAAACACTTCAGGATTTTGGATTTGATGTCCGCCCTATTGTCAGTCCAACTGTAAAACAAAAAGAAGAATTATTACGGATATGTCTTCACTCGTTTAATACCAAAAGTGAAATCACAGAATTCTTGAATAAATTATACGAAATCCAAGAAAGCTTATGCATATTATCATAGCAGGAATTGATACAGAAGTCGGCAAGACATTCGTTAGCGCCATCTTAACTATCCTATTTCAAGCAGAATATTGGAAGCCCATACAATCTGGCTCCTTAAACCACTCTGACAGTGCCATAGTTCATGAACTCTCAGGAGCTCGCTGCCACCCAGAATCTTACCGACTTTCTCATTCCCTAGCAGCCCACCAAGCAGCTCAAATCGATAATATCACTATTAATCAAGAAACTATCACTCTTCCAAAAACAGATTCTTCTCTCATTATTGAAACTTCAGGAGGATTCCTCTCTCCCTGCACATATAATTCTTTACAGGGTGATGTTTTTGCGAAATGGCCATGCCATTGGGTGCTTGTTAGCAAAGCCTATTTAGGAAGTATCAATCACACTTGTTTAACAATTGAGGCTATGCAAGCAAGAAACCTCAGCATCTTAGGAATAATTCTCAATCAATACTCTAAGGAAGAAGAAGATTGGCTGCTTAATATGACCGGTCTGCCTTTTTTGGGACGTTTGAATTATGAAAAGATGATTTCCAAAGCTATAGTACAAAACTACGCAAATCTATGGAAAGAAACCTGGAAATATAGAGAAATACAGTTATGTTGACAGAGCTAAAAAATGGGAAAAAAAAATCTAAAATATGGCATCCCTTTGCTCAACCCGGTTTAGATCACGAACCTATCCACATTGCACGTGGAGAAGGTGCTTATCTTTATACAAAATCGGGAGCTGCTTATCTGGACGCCATTTCTTCATGGTGGTGTAATCTTCACGGTCACGCTCATCCCTATATTGCGCAAAAAATCTCAGAACAAGCATGTCAACTTGAGCATGTAATTTTTTCTAATATCACACATAGTCCTGCTGAAGAACTTTCTCAAAGGCTTACGGAACTACTTCCGGACGGTTTAGAACGTTGTTTCTTCTCTGATAATGGTGCCTGTTCTATAGAAATCGCTTTAAAAATCACACTGCAATATTTTTATAATCAGGGAAGACCAAAAACTCGTTTTGTATCTTTAAAACATGGCTACCATGGGGATACTTTCGGAGCTATGTCCATAGCAGGCCCGGCGGATATTAATAAACCTTTCCAATCTCTATTTTTCTCTGCGGACACTATAGACCCTCCCTACTATGGAAAAGAAGATATCTCTTTACAGCAAGCAAAAGCTCTATTTTCCACAGGAGAAATTGCAGGATTTATTTACGAGCCGATCTTACAAGGTACAGGAGGCATGCGTGTGTACAATCCTGAAGGATTAGATGCCATTTTAGCACTCGCCAAACACTATGATGTGTTTTGCATAGCCGATGAAATTCTTACAGGGTTCGGACGCACAGGACCACTGTTTGCTTCAGAATACATGCAAACTAACCCAGATATCCTTTGTCTTTCTAAGGGATTAACAGGTGGATTTCTTCCCCTTGCTGTCACTGTAGTGCGCGAAGAAATTTACCAAGCTTTTGTAGCTAAAGATCGTAGATTATCTTTTTTACATGGCCATACCTATACAGGGAATCCCTTAGGGTGTGCTGCAGCCTTAGCATCTTTGGATCTCACATTATCCCCTCAGTGCAGACAGCAACGTGAAATGATAGAGACTTGTCATAAGCAATTCCAATCACAATACGGAGCACAATGGCAACGCTGTGATGTCTTAGGAACGGTACTTGCTGTAGATTATCCAACCAAATCTTTAGGATATTTCTCTAATTTACGTGATACCCTTTATAACTTTTTTATAGAAAATCACCTCATTCTACGCCCTTTAGGAAATACTATTTATGTCCTTCCTCCCTACTGTATCCACAAGGAAGACCTGCATCGAATTTATCATTACCTCCAGGAGATTCTATGCTTACGAATACAATAACAACCTTTGTATCTTACGCATCACGTTGGTCATCAGTCCTTAAAAATATCGTTGCGGATAACGAGTTACATAGCAAGTGGGTCAATACATTATCGTTTTTAGAAAACTGTGGGGCAAAAAAAATCTCAATTAGCGAGCACCCTACACAAGTAAAAAAAGAGGTATTAAAACACGCTGCAGAAGAATTCCGTCATGCGTTTTATCTAAAAACTCAAATTTCAAGAATCTCAGATCAACCTTTTCTTGATTATTCTCTAGAAAAAATGCTCGGCTCCTATGGCGTTAAGTATTACCTACATCTTCTAGATTTGCGCACATGTAAAATACTTAAAAACCACTACCACCTTTCTGGACAAACATTGAAAACTACGGCCTACGTACTTGTGACCTCTGCTATAGAAATGCGCGCTGCTGAGCTCTACCCTATCTACCATGACATTTTAAAACAGGCAGGGAGCAAGGTCACAATAAAATCCATTATCTTGGAAGAACAAGAACACCTAGAAGAAATGGAATCAGAGTTAGCAACATTACCACATGCAAAAGAACTTCTTTCATATGCTTGCAAAATTGAAAGCACGCTATGCTTGCAGTTAGTCACTTACTTAGAGAAACTTGTAGAGAAAACATGTATGATTTAGTCTTCCAGAATAGATTATATTTTCTTGGAAGATAAATTAGTGTTCAGGCAAGCTTTTTGGAAAACAAAAATAAGTTAGCCAAAATGCTTGCTTATAAGATTTCTCAATCCTCTATATCTGGAAGAGTTTCCGTTCCTCCGTCGAAGTCTCATACTCTACGAGCTATCTTTTGGGCTTCGGTAGCACAAGGTACTTCTATAATACATAATGCTCTCGCCTCTCCAGACTCAGAAGCTATGATCCAAGCCTGCGAGCAGCTTGGGGCAAAAATTCTTAAAAAATCTACACATCTTGAAATTACGGGAACATCCCAGCTAACACTTCCCAAAAATACCTCCATCAATGCAGGCAGTTCTGGAATCGTTTTTCGTTTCTTTACAGCACTTGCAGCGATCTTTTCTGAGAAGATCACAATTACAGGATCTTCACAATTACAACGGCGTCCCATAGCTCCCTTAATCCGAGCTCTAGAAAATTTTGGGGCTACCTTTTTCTATGAAGGAGATCCCCATTCTCTGCCCTTCTCTGTTTTAGGGCCAATTTCTTCCGGATATACAGAAGTTATAGGCGATGACTCCCAATACGCCTCTGCTCTTGCTATAGCATGTTCTTTAGCAGAAGGACCTTTTTCATTTACTATCATCAATCCCAAAGAACGACCTTGGTTTGCTCTTACATTGTGGTGGCTTGATTTCCTCGCTATTCCCTATTCGCAATCTGAGAACACTTACTCGTTTGAAGGGAAAACTCGCCCCCAAGCATTTTCCTATACTGTGGGGGGTGATTTTAGCAGTGCAGCGTTCCTTGCAGCTGCTGCCCTACTCTCTCAATCCCCTCATCCCACCTACTTAGAAAATCTCAATATCGACGATATCCAAGGAGACAAGGAACTCTTCTTCCTTCTTAAAAAACTTGGAGCAAATATTACTTTTGAAAACAACACCATTATTATTTTCCCTTCCACATTTTCAGGAGGAAATATTGATATGGATCTTTTTATTGATGCTCTTCCTATTCTCGCTGTTCTCTGCTGTTTTGCTACATCCTCCTCATATCTATATAATGCTCAAGGCGCTAAAGATAAAGAAAGCGACCGCATTATTGCAATCACTCAAGAACTACAGAAAATGGGAGCTTGTATCCAACCGTGCCACGATGGTTTACTAATCAATCCAAGCCCATTATATGGAGCTTCCATGCATTCTCATAACGATCATAGAATTGCTATGGCCCTGTCTATAGCAGCGATGCATGCTTCTGGGGATAGTATCATTTATGATACTGGTTGTGTAAAAAAAACTTTCCCAAATTTCATCCAGATTCTAAATTCTTTACATGCGAACATCCAGGAACATTATGAATGTATTTCTCTGCGGCCTGCCCACAGTGGGCAAGACATTGTTCGGCAAGGCTCTCGCTAAATATTTTTCGATCTCTTTCTTCGATGTTGATGATTTAATTGTAAGTAACTACGGCAACAAGCTACATTCCTCGGTCTGTGGAATATTCCAAGCTATTGGAGAACAAGAGTTTACAAAATTAGAAATTGAAGCTCTCCATTCTCTCTCTCTAGATAATAGTGTTACAGCTTTAGGTGGAGGCACCATCATGCATCAAAAAGCATGTGATATAATTAAAAATAGAGGACCACTGGTTTATCTATCCCTTCCTATAGCTCAGATTCGTGAAAGGCTCTTAAAGCGTGGTCTTCCTGAAAGATTAAAACGAGCTCCAAATATGGAAGAAATCTTACAACAACGTGTAGGGCGTATGCAACGCATCTGTGATTATCATTTCCCTCTTGATGATGTAAATCTTTTAGATGAATGTTCTTTATTATCTGCGTGTGAATCTTTTAATACTTTACTAAATCAATGAGAAATCGCTTTGGTTCTTTATTTTCTCTAACGACATGGGGAGAATCTCACGGATCTTGTATTGGGGTTGTCATCGACGGGTGTCCTGCAGGGCTACAACTTGCCCCTGAAGATTTTATTCCTGCCATGTCGCGCAGATGCCCAGGACGACCTGGAACATCTCCACGTAAAGAAGCTGATATTGTTCATATTCTTTCCGGAATCTATCAAGGCAAGACAACAGGGACACCCATTGCTCTGCAAATTTTTAATACTGATGTAAAAAGCGATCCATATCGCGAACAAGACGATCGCTACCGTCCAGGACATGGACAATTTGCTTATGAGAAAAAATATGGCATTGTAGACCCTCTAGGAGGAGGAAGATCATCCGCAAGAGAAACTGCATGCCGCGTGGCTGCCGGTGTAATCGCAGCAAAATTTCTTGCCCATTATGATATTCATTGCTTAGCTTTCTTATCTAAATTAGGAGAGGCATCTATTGAGGAATATCCAAAATATTCTAAAGAATTTGCGCAAAGTATTTACAACTCCCCCTTTCTTTCTCCGCTAAACTATGACTCCATCTTTCAAATAATAACAGACCTACAAAATAAACAAGACTCGCTAGGAGGCGTGGTATCTTTTATTACTTCTCCTATTCATGAAAGCCTTGGCGAGCCAGTATTCAGTAAAGTACAAGCAATGTTAGCTTCCGCGCTGATGAGCATTCCGGCAGCTAAAGGATTTGAAATAGGGTTAGGATTCGCTTCTGCTGATAGGTATGGATCGGAATATATTGATCCTATTATCATCGAAGACGGGATAGTTTCCATGGGATCTAATAATTGTGGCGGATCTTTAGGAGGGATTACTATAGGAATGCCCCTTAATGGTCGAATAGTGTTTAAACCTACATCTTCTATTAAAAAACCCTGTTGCACAGTAACGAAAACTGGGGAGCCTACGAGCTATGCTACGCAAAAAGACAGTCGTAATGATCCCTGTGTTGCTATAAGAG
Encoded here:
- the bioB gene encoding biotin synthase BioB, encoding MEARSELWSLDAIKEVYNTPVFELIHRANAILRSNFPHSELQTCYLVSIKTGGCTEDCAYCAQSSRYQTNVKPEPMMKITEVLDKAKHAINSGATRVCLGAAWREVKDNHQFDRTLEMIKGITNMGAEVCCALGMLTPNQAEKLFKAGLYAYNHNLDSSEGFYKTIITTRKYEDRLRTLDIVEKSGINVCCGGIVGMGETVEDRIEMLHNLASRERMPESVPVNVLWPIEGTPLHNQKSISFWEILRTIATARIVFPHSMVRLAAGRAFLSVEQQTLCFIAGANSIFYGEKLLTVDNNDMDEDTAMLNLLGMRHRPAFSMKRGQPCQSVTC
- a CDS encoding aminotransferase class I/II-fold pyridoxal phosphate-dependent enzyme, whose product is MPICNLLEQRLEKQKHRKIHRTLKTVSTSIDFTSNDYLGFARSLELKQRFSNAWDYMHSLGSTGSRLLTGQSLLADRVEQYIAAYHNMESALIFNSGYMANLGLISALVSKEDRVIYDIYIHASIHDGIRLAKAQGIPFRHNDIQHLEKRLSQPHCGQTFVCVESVYSLHGSVSPLKAICALCKKYSAHLIVDEAHALGVFGNIGEGYVASLGLQNDVSATVYAFGKALGIHGAAVGGKAILKDYLINFSRPFIYTTALPPHAFALIQLAYQYNEKANVLRENLQQLISYFREKAQDMRLPIFKDNGNTPIQSLCIPGSTQVRKAAKTLQDFGFDVRPIVSPTVKQKEELLRICLHSFNTKSEITEFLNKLYEIQESLCILS
- the bioD gene encoding dethiobiotin synthase, with protein sequence MHIIIAGIDTEVGKTFVSAILTILFQAEYWKPIQSGSLNHSDSAIVHELSGARCHPESYRLSHSLAAHQAAQIDNITINQETITLPKTDSSLIIETSGGFLSPCTYNSLQGDVFAKWPCHWVLVSKAYLGSINHTCLTIEAMQARNLSILGIILNQYSKEEEDWLLNMTGLPFLGRLNYEKMISKAIVQNYANLWKETWKYREIQLC
- the bioA gene encoding adenosylmethionine--8-amino-7-oxononanoate transaminase, whose amino-acid sequence is MLTELKNGKKKSKIWHPFAQPGLDHEPIHIARGEGAYLYTKSGAAYLDAISSWWCNLHGHAHPYIAQKISEQACQLEHVIFSNITHSPAEELSQRLTELLPDGLERCFFSDNGACSIEIALKITLQYFYNQGRPKTRFVSLKHGYHGDTFGAMSIAGPADINKPFQSLFFSADTIDPPYYGKEDISLQQAKALFSTGEIAGFIYEPILQGTGGMRVYNPEGLDAILALAKHYDVFCIADEILTGFGRTGPLFASEYMQTNPDILCLSKGLTGGFLPLAVTVVREEIYQAFVAKDRRLSFLHGHTYTGNPLGCAAALASLDLTLSPQCRQQREMIETCHKQFQSQYGAQWQRCDVLGTVLAVDYPTKSLGYFSNLRDTLYNFFIENHLILRPLGNTIYVLPPYCIHKEDLHRIYHYLQEILCLRIQ
- the aroA gene encoding 3-phosphoshikimate 1-carboxyvinyltransferase, whose amino-acid sequence is MLAYKISQSSISGRVSVPPSKSHTLRAIFWASVAQGTSIIHNALASPDSEAMIQACEQLGAKILKKSTHLEITGTSQLTLPKNTSINAGSSGIVFRFFTALAAIFSEKITITGSSQLQRRPIAPLIRALENFGATFFYEGDPHSLPFSVLGPISSGYTEVIGDDSQYASALAIACSLAEGPFSFTIINPKERPWFALTLWWLDFLAIPYSQSENTYSFEGKTRPQAFSYTVGGDFSSAAFLAAAALLSQSPHPTYLENLNIDDIQGDKELFFLLKKLGANITFENNTIIIFPSTFSGGNIDMDLFIDALPILAVLCCFATSSSYLYNAQGAKDKESDRIIAITQELQKMGACIQPCHDGLLINPSPLYGASMHSHNDHRIAMALSIAAMHASGDSIIYDTGCVKKTFPNFIQILNSLHANIQEHYECISLRPAHSGQDIVRQGSR
- a CDS encoding shikimate kinase, coding for MNVFLCGLPTVGKTLFGKALAKYFSISFFDVDDLIVSNYGNKLHSSVCGIFQAIGEQEFTKLEIEALHSLSLDNSVTALGGGTIMHQKACDIIKNRGPLVYLSLPIAQIRERLLKRGLPERLKRAPNMEEILQQRVGRMQRICDYHFPLDDVNLLDECSLLSACESFNTLLNQ
- the aroC gene encoding chorismate synthase, whose protein sequence is MRNRFGSLFSLTTWGESHGSCIGVVIDGCPAGLQLAPEDFIPAMSRRCPGRPGTSPRKEADIVHILSGIYQGKTTGTPIALQIFNTDVKSDPYREQDDRYRPGHGQFAYEKKYGIVDPLGGGRSSARETACRVAAGVIAAKFLAHYDIHCLAFLSKLGEASIEEYPKYSKEFAQSIYNSPFLSPLNYDSIFQIITDLQNKQDSLGGVVSFITSPIHESLGEPVFSKVQAMLASALMSIPAAKGFEIGLGFASADRYGSEYIDPIIIEDGIVSMGSNNCGGSLGGITIGMPLNGRIVFKPTSSIKKPCCTVTKTGEPTSYATQKDSRNDPCVAIRAVGVVEAMVNLVLADLLLQQRCARL